One Flagellimonas sp. CMM7 genomic region harbors:
- a CDS encoding alanine racemase, translating into MTKNWFQIQNIETVDSPSIAVYKNHLDYNVQEMISLVNGETQRLMPHIKTNKMPKVLDILLAVGISNFKASTISEAEIAAEAGANSVLISHQLVGPKVDRFLSLVTHFPKTNFSTILDSIEAADLLNRKALENGLTVNFYVDINNGMDRSGIKIGSGLDELMVFISDCKGLDFKGLHVYDGHLRDNDFSTRSGKIETGLEDVTAYFNNIKKVFSTAQMICGGTPSFTTHLLQENRITSPGTCVLWDWGYSEKLTEQNFKYAALLVTRVISKPTEGIVTLDLGHKSVAPENPIDKRVKFLNIDNYELLSQSEEHGVLKVDNWNNLKIGDVLYGIPYHICPTINLHDEVSVIEDGLKVTTWEITARKRKLNF; encoded by the coding sequence ATGACAAAGAATTGGTTCCAAATTCAAAATATTGAAACAGTTGATTCGCCGTCAATAGCCGTATATAAAAATCATTTGGATTATAATGTTCAAGAGATGATTTCTTTGGTCAATGGCGAAACACAAAGGTTAATGCCTCATATCAAAACCAACAAAATGCCAAAAGTTCTGGATATACTATTGGCTGTTGGAATATCTAATTTTAAAGCTTCAACCATCTCGGAAGCGGAAATAGCAGCAGAAGCAGGTGCTAATTCTGTTTTGATTTCGCATCAATTGGTTGGCCCTAAGGTGGACCGCTTTCTTTCTTTGGTAACACATTTTCCTAAAACCAATTTCTCTACAATTCTAGATTCTATCGAAGCTGCTGATCTGTTAAATAGAAAAGCTCTTGAAAATGGGTTGACTGTCAACTTTTACGTTGACATCAATAATGGAATGGATCGTTCAGGAATCAAAATAGGGTCCGGCCTAGATGAGCTTATGGTTTTTATTTCTGATTGCAAAGGTTTAGATTTTAAAGGATTACATGTGTATGATGGACATTTGAGGGATAATGATTTTTCTACACGAAGCGGAAAGATAGAAACCGGTTTGGAAGATGTAACTGCCTATTTCAACAACATAAAAAAAGTATTTTCTACAGCACAAATGATTTGTGGCGGAACTCCTTCGTTTACAACCCACCTATTACAAGAAAACCGAATTACCAGCCCTGGCACCTGTGTTTTATGGGATTGGGGGTATAGTGAAAAACTAACGGAACAGAACTTTAAGTATGCTGCACTGTTAGTAACACGAGTTATCTCAAAGCCCACTGAGGGGATTGTAACCCTAGACTTAGGTCACAAATCCGTAGCTCCAGAAAACCCTATTGATAAGCGAGTGAAGTTTCTAAATATTGACAATTACGAGCTTCTCTCACAAAGTGAAGAGCATGGTGTTCTCAAAGTTGATAATTGGAATAATCTAAAAATTGGAGATGTTTTATATGGCATTCCATATCACATTTGCCCAACTATAAACCTCCACGATGAAGTATCTGTAATCGAGGATGGATTAAAAGTAACGACCTGGGAAATTACCGCTAGAAAAAGAAAATTAAACTTTTAA
- a CDS encoding TonB-dependent receptor, translated as MKKIILIFAFLCTAVGFSQTGVIKGIVLDKQSEGPLVGATVELLDQQADTGVITDLDGRFTIKDVPVGRQIVRVSYIGFENTTIPNIEVTTGKDVLLTISLIESFNQLDEVIVTTETNKDRANNKLATVSARQFGVEEVTRFSGGRSDVGRLAANFAGVSAPDDSRNDIVVRGNSPTGLLWRLEGIPIPNPNHFASFGTTGGPVSAVNPNLLKNSDFITSAFPSEYGNALGGVFDLGFRKGNIDDFEFSAQVGVFTGVEAMAEGPMGSKNGSFLLSARYSLVSLVGGGAGGTSATPNYSDVSFNFDFGKGKLGRLSLFGIIGTSDIEFLGNDIDEDDLFAAEDENAFVDSQFGVIGLKHQLPVGKNSFLRTIVAGSYTGNKFTADRLIDKDTSQERIILYTEADNSESRVSFSTLFNSKLSNRATLRTGVLVEGYKIDAFNRDREKQPDTNGDGDPDLFTFRDFDENFTIFQPYIQGQFRLTEKITFNAGMHSQYSSLNEQFVFEPRAALNFQLAPNHKLNIGYGLHHQSVPFPLLFLNEEVNGELIQTNRNLDLVRSNHYVLGYDVKLGNDWRGKIEVYNQDIDNAAIESFPSSYSSLTEGADFDFDDDKVSLINGGTGFNRGIEFTLEKFFSNSYYGLLTGSFYESKYEGSDGIERNSPFNNGYVVNALAGKEFSLGGKNKNILFVDSRLTFSGGRYYTPVDLAASQQAGFEVLQDDLAFSQQYDDYFRWDVKFGIKLNSRNKKQSHRFFVDLQNVTANENIFARRYNRLTNNVDQIDQIGFFPDVGYKFQF; from the coding sequence GGGAGATTCACAATCAAGGATGTTCCCGTGGGCAGACAAATAGTTCGAGTAAGTTATATAGGCTTTGAAAACACAACAATTCCAAACATAGAAGTAACCACTGGGAAGGATGTTTTATTGACTATTTCGTTAATTGAATCATTTAATCAGTTGGATGAAGTAATTGTTACCACCGAAACCAATAAAGATAGAGCAAACAACAAACTGGCCACTGTATCCGCCAGGCAATTTGGTGTTGAAGAAGTGACCCGATTCTCCGGAGGGCGCAGTGATGTTGGAAGGCTGGCCGCAAACTTTGCCGGGGTTTCAGCACCGGATGATAGCCGTAACGATATTGTTGTGCGCGGTAACTCTCCTACTGGTCTGCTTTGGCGCTTAGAAGGAATTCCAATCCCTAATCCAAATCACTTTGCAAGTTTTGGTACAACGGGTGGTCCGGTTTCAGCGGTAAATCCAAACCTACTGAAGAACTCAGATTTTATCACTTCGGCATTTCCATCAGAATATGGCAATGCTCTTGGAGGGGTTTTTGATCTTGGGTTTAGAAAAGGAAACATAGACGATTTTGAATTCTCCGCACAGGTTGGGGTTTTTACCGGAGTAGAAGCAATGGCCGAAGGTCCTATGGGCAGCAAAAATGGTTCTTTCCTGCTATCTGCCAGGTATTCCTTAGTCAGTTTGGTAGGCGGTGGTGCAGGGGGCACCTCAGCAACTCCTAATTATAGCGATGTTTCCTTCAATTTTGATTTTGGAAAAGGGAAGCTTGGAAGACTATCATTATTTGGAATCATTGGTACTTCTGACATTGAGTTTCTAGGGAATGATATTGATGAAGATGATCTTTTTGCAGCAGAAGATGAAAACGCATTTGTGGATTCTCAATTTGGGGTTATAGGATTGAAACATCAACTTCCAGTTGGTAAAAACTCGTTTTTAAGGACCATAGTAGCAGGATCCTATACTGGAAACAAGTTTACGGCAGATCGGCTTATTGACAAGGACACTTCCCAGGAACGCATTATTCTATATACAGAGGCGGACAATTCAGAATCTCGTGTTTCATTTTCAACCTTGTTCAATTCAAAGTTGAGCAACAGAGCCACATTGCGCACAGGGGTATTGGTTGAAGGCTATAAAATTGATGCCTTCAATAGAGACCGCGAAAAACAGCCAGATACGAATGGAGATGGTGACCCCGATTTATTCACTTTCCGAGATTTTGATGAAAACTTCACCATTTTTCAACCTTATATTCAGGGTCAGTTTCGCCTAACTGAAAAAATTACTTTTAATGCGGGAATGCATTCGCAATACAGCTCCTTGAACGAACAATTCGTATTTGAGCCTAGGGCTGCATTAAATTTTCAACTGGCTCCAAACCACAAACTAAATATTGGGTATGGTCTTCATCATCAATCTGTTCCTTTTCCTTTATTGTTTTTGAACGAAGAAGTCAACGGAGAACTAATACAGACCAATAGAAATCTTGACCTTGTTAGAAGCAATCACTATGTTTTGGGCTATGATGTAAAATTAGGGAATGATTGGCGAGGAAAAATTGAAGTGTACAACCAAGATATTGACAATGCCGCGATAGAATCTTTTCCTTCAAGCTATTCTTCTTTAACGGAAGGTGCTGATTTCGATTTTGATGATGATAAGGTTTCTTTAATTAATGGAGGTACTGGCTTTAATCGAGGAATTGAATTCACATTAGAAAAGTTTTTTAGCAACAGTTATTATGGTCTGCTTACGGGGTCATTTTATGAAAGTAAATATGAAGGCAGTGACGGTATTGAGCGTAATTCACCATTCAACAACGGCTATGTTGTAAATGCCTTGGCAGGTAAAGAATTTAGTTTGGGCGGAAAGAATAAAAACATACTATTTGTAGATTCTCGTTTAACCTTTTCAGGGGGTAGATATTATACGCCAGTGGATTTAGCCGCTTCTCAGCAAGCAGGCTTTGAGGTATTGCAGGATGATCTTGCTTTTAGCCAACAATATGACGACTATTTTAGGTGGGATGTTAAATTTGGAATTAAGCTCAACAGTAGAAACAAAAAACAGTCTCATCGCTTTTTTGTGGATTTACAAAACGTTACCGCCAATGAAAACATATTTGCAAGACGTTACAACCGTTTAACCAATAATGTTGATCAAATAGATCAGATTGGTTTCTTTCCGGATGTAGGCTATAAATTTCAGTTCTAA